A part of Perognathus longimembris pacificus isolate PPM17 chromosome 16, ASM2315922v1, whole genome shotgun sequence genomic DNA contains:
- the Rchy1 gene encoding RING finger and CHY zinc finger domain-containing protein 1, with the protein MNLQGKHKCIENVSRQNCPICLEDIHTSRVVAHVLPCGHLLHRTCYEEMLKEGYRCPLCMHSALDMTRYWRQLDDEVAHTPMPSEYQNMTVDILCNDCNGRSTVQFHILGMKCKICDSYNTAQAGGRRISQDQDQQ; encoded by the exons TGTATTGAAAATGTTTCCCGGCAGAATTGTCCAATATGTTTGGAG GACATTCACACATCCCGAGTTGTCGCTCATGTCTTGCCATGCGGACATCTTTTACATAG AACATGTTATGAAGAAATGCTGAAAGA AGGCTACCGCTGTCCGCTGTGCATGCACTCTGCTCTCGATATGACGCGGTACTGGAGGCAGCTGGACGACGAGGTGGCGCACACCCCCATGCCGTCCGAGTACCAGAACATGACTGTGGAC ATTCTCTGCAATGACTGTAATGGACGATCGACTGtccagttccatattttaggcATGAAGTGTAAGATCTGTGACTCCTACAATACTGCTCAAGCTGGAGGACGTAGAATTTCACAAGATCAGGATCAGCAATGA